DNA from Algisphaera agarilytica:
GGGCGGGCCTTGGGCGGTGCTCGGCGCTTTCATCGCCACGTTCGGCGGGGTGTTGGCGATCGTGGTGGTCGGGCCGGCGGTCGAGGAAGTGATGAAGATCGGCCTGATCGCCTTGATCATCGAGGTCCGTCCGTACCTGTTTCGGAGCCGTGGGCAGATCTACGCCGCCGCGGTGGGGAGCGGCTTGATGTTCGCGGTGATTGAAAACCTTATCTACCTCAACATCTACTTCCCCAACCCGGGGGCCGACCTCATCGCTTGGCGATGGGTGGTGTGCACGGCCCTACACGTGGGGTGCAGCGCGGTGGCCGCGATCGGGGCGGTGGCGGTGTGGCAAACGGTGGTGGGGGAGCGCCGCCGCCCCCGACGGGGTCCGGTGGAGCTGCGGTGGCTCGTGCTGGCGATCCTGATCCACGGGGCATACAACGCGGCCGTGACCGTGGCCGAGGTCGGCGGGTATATTTTTTAATCTTGGGTGTGGGCCCCGGCAGACCTCGGGGACGAATCTATAATGGTGATATGCCCGTCACCGACGCCGACACGATCAACGTTGACCTCCCGCCGCTGAGCGCGGCCGAGTCGTTCTACCTGCCCGAGGTCTTCAAGGGCCTCGGCACCACGATGCGTCACATGCTCGGGTCCATCCGCGGCCCGGGCAAGGGCACCAACAAGGTCCTGGAGTACCCCGAAGACCGCCGGGAAGACCACCCCGTCGAGCAGGGCGGGATGCACATCGACAACTTCCGCGGCGTCCACCGCCTCAACCGCGACGAGGACGGCCGGGTCCGCTGCGTCGCCTGCTTCATGTGCGCTACCGCCTGCCCGGCCAACTGCATCCACATCGAAGGCAAAGAGTCCCCCTGGGACGACCGCGAGAAGTACCCCATCAAGTTCGACCTGGATGAGCTCCGCTGCATCTTCTGCGGCATGTGTGAAGAGGCTTGCCCGGTCGACGCGATCGAGCTGACCTACACCTACGACGTCGTGGGCATGTCCCGCAACGAGATGATCTTCGACAAAGAAAAACTGCTGGCGGTATACGACGCGACGGTCGAGACCAAGCCGATGTGATTTAGCCTAATCAGAAGGGGGTTGTGTAAATGAGAAGCAGTGTGCTTGCTGTAACGTCAGTGCTGTTCGTTGGGTTGTTGATTTCATGCCATTCCGAACCGGACTTTGAAACGTCGTATGCCTTTCCTGACATTCAAGCTGCCCCGAAATTCGCCAGCGAATTGCCGGGAGATTTTGTAGCGTCATCGGATGAAGTTTTAGGAAAGTGGCATTCACGTCATCGTGGTGTAATTGGTTGGAAACAGTATGAGCTGACGTTTTTAGATAAAGAGAACGTCGAATTGTTAAGTTCTGGCCGTCATCTCGAGAAAGCCAACTACGAATTCACCGCTTTGGGTTGTTTGGTACTCACGGCCGACAATCAAGTGTTAAGGCAAGTCGTTTTGAAGCGGCATGATGATGTGTTGTTTGTGTATCACTTAGCTAATGACCGTAAGGCGGAAGAACTTTACATTTTTACTCGTGAAGAATCTGGGAAAACTGATCCGAATATCGTCGAATCTAGGCATCAAAGGATTCATGCCGAACGCCTTGAGTTTGCCGATTCTGTGCTTTCTGCAACTCGAGATTTTTTAGTTGAGCACCCCAACTCCCTTCCTTCATCTGTAGGTTGGTTGATCTCCGAGGGTACTATCGCGTTTCCTGATTCTGCGGATAGCCCGAGCTTTTACCGACCAAGATCTTTGAACGAGTACGAAGAACTCAGGCTGAGTCCTGAAGTGAAAGGTAGCTCATATGCGGTGGGTATTCGGGACCAAGCCGATTTTTCGGCCGCAGTGGCTGCGGGCCAAGAAAATCCAATGATCATTTGGTCGGCGATACACAACCCAGATGGTAGAAACCAAGAAATACTTGTCGGGCGAGTGACCGGTGATTGGGAAGTGATGCGCCGTGAAGAATGGCAGGCAGAATTAGCTTTGACCAGGGTTCCGGAGCCAACTCCGAGTTATTAACGCAGCAACCGCAGCGTCGCTTCGATCTCGGCGGCTTGCTCGGCGTGTTCGAGGCTGGAGAGGGTTTGGCCGAGGGTGGGGCCGGAGGCGAGGAGGCCCAGGCCCTGGATGGCGACCAGGGGGTGTTTGGTGATCGCGGTGCGGAGGGCGGTGGCGTCGTCGGGCCAGAGCACGGGGATCGGGGGGTGGGCGTGGATGCGCAGCGACGTGGTGCCGGGCTCGAGGGCCAGGAGGGCGGTGAGTTTGGGCGGGGTGCCGAGCACGGTGGCCTTGACCTCGCGGTTGGTGCCCTTGGCGACGTCCTCGGGCAGGGCGTTCATAGTGTGCTGGAAGACCACGCGGTGCGGCGCCCACTCTTCGGAGGTGAGCTTGGCGTCGCGCTGGAGGTCTTCGCCTTCCATGTCCACGCAGATCAGGTCTTCGGGGTGCAGGTTGATCCGGCGTCGGCCCGGCGGGGTGACGATGTAGCGGCGGCGGTGGAGCTCGAGCGCGACCAGGCCGTCGGCCCCGGCGATCAGGCCACGCATCCAGAGCTGGTGCGCGGCGTGGCAGACTTTTTGACGCAGCTCGGCTTCATCCATGGCGGGTACGGTCCAGGCGAGGCGTGATCCGGAGTCAGGTCGGCGGGGCGGAGACGGGCGAGCCTTCGACGAAGGTCTGACCATTCTGCCATATTTCGCGTTTCCAGATCGGCAGCTCGGCCTTGAGCCGATCGATCGCCTCCCGGCACGCGGCGAAGGCCTCGGCCCGGTGGCCGGTGAGGGTCTGGATGACCACGCTCGCCTCGCCGATGGCGACGGGGCCGGTGGCGTGGACGATGCGGACGGCGTGGCAGCCGTGCGACTCGGCAATGCCCCGGGCGAGCTGGTCGAGGAGTTTTTCGACCATGGGGGCGTAGGCTTCGTAGTCGAGGCGGAGAAGTTCGCCGTGGTCGGGGTGGGTTTCGCCGCGGGTTCGGCCGAGGAAGACGCACTCGCCCCCGCACGCCGCGTCGGTGGGCAGGTCGATGGCCGCGACGGGATCAGTTTCGAGGCCGGTGAGGATGAGGGGGGTGGTCTTGTTCACGAGGAGGGCGCTGATGCGTAGGTCAGGTCTTCGACCTGACACGGGCGGTGACAAACTCTGCGTCAGGTCGAAGACCTGACCTACGGGGAATCGTTCTTGGCTTGGTCGTGCATCTCACGAAGCAGGTCAAACGCCTGCATCGGCGACAACTGGTTGAGGTCGAGCTTTCGTAGTTCGTCGACAACCGGGTGCTCGGGGGCTTGGGCGAAGAGCGGCATGTCCACGACGGGCGAGGGCTTCGCTTTCGGCTTCGACGGCGACGGGGCGGCTTTCGGGGCCATGCCTTCGTGGTTCACCGCCAACTCACCTAGCAGTTGGTGCGCGCGGTCGACCACGCCGTCGGGCAGGCCCGCGATCTTGGCGACGTGGATGCCGTAGCTGCGGTCGGTCGCCCCGGCGACGATCCGGTGCAGGAACACGATCTCGTCGTTCCACTCGCGGACGCTGACGTTGAGGTTGGCGATCCGCGCCGCCCGCTCGCCGCCCACGGCCGGGTCGGCCAGCGTGGTCAGCTCGTGGTAGTGCGTCGCAAACAAACACCGGCAACCTACGTCCGCGAGGTGTTCGGCGATCGCCCAGGCGAGGCTCAGCCCGTCGAGCGTCGAGGTGCCCCGGCCGATCTCGTCGAGGATCACGAGGCTGCGGTCCGTGGCGTGGTGGCAGATGTTGGCAGTCTCGGTCATCTCGACCATAAAGGTCGACCGCCCGGCGTGCAGCTCGTCGTGGGCCCCAACCCGCGTGAAGATCCGATCGCACAGCCCCACGGTCGCCGACTTAGCGGGCACGAAGCTTCCTGTGTGGGCCAAGAGTGCGATGAGTGCCGTCATGCGGATGTAGGTCGACTTGCCCGCCATGTTCGGCCCGGTGATCAGGGCCAGGGACGGGCCGCTTTGCGGCAGTGATGAGTGACGAGTGACGAGTGACGAGTCTTTGGATTCCTCACTCATCACTGTTAACTCGTCACTCATCACTCCCAACGACACGTCGTTGGGCACATACCGATCGCCCAGCAGTTCGTCGAGTACGGGGTGGCGTCCGCCGACGACGTTCAGGCCGGGCTCGTCGGTGAGCGTGGGCTTCACGTAGCGGTGACGGGCGGCGCGTCGGCCGAAGCAAAGCAGCACGTCCAGGTCGGCGGCGGTGTCGGCGAAGGCGTGCAGCGTGTCGATCTGCTTCTCACACACGCCGCACAGCTCGGCAAACAGGTGCTGCTCCCGCGCAATCGCCCGGCCCTCGGCACTCAGCACCTTGCCCTCGAACTCCTTGAGCTGCGGGGTGATGAATCGCTCGGCGTTCTTGAGCGTCTGTTTGCGGGTCCATAGGGCGAAACGCTGGTCGTCGTCTTTTATCTTCTGGCTGTTGATGGCCGAAAGCTCGATGTAGTAGCCAAAGACTTTGTTGTATCCGACCTTGAGCGAGGAGACGCCGGTCTCTTCGATGAGGTCTTTCTGGTAGTTGGCCAGCCAGACGTTGGAGTCGCGTTGGAGGGTGCGGTACTCGTCGAGTTGTTTGTCGTGGCCGTCGCGGAAGAGGCCGCCGTCGCGGAGGTGGGCGGGGATGCCTTCATCTTTGCAGGCCGATTGGATGCGGTCGGCCAGGTCCACCAGCACGCTCAGTAGCTCAGCCAACCGCTGGTGATACGGCGCAACGGACGGCCGCTCGGCCAACACGTTCTCCAACGCCTCGGCTTGCCCGGCACTCTTACCCAGCGCCACCAGGTCCCGCGGCAACGCACGCCCCACCGCGAGCCGGGCGATGATGCGTGGCACGTCGTGGACGCCGTCGAGCGCCCCGGCCAGCTCATCCGCAAAACGCGAGTCATCGACCAACGCCTGCACCACGCGCTGCCGGTCTTCGATCGCGGCCCGGTCGGCCAGGGGGTAGCAAAGCCAATCGCGCAGCCGACGCTTGCCCATCGCGGTGACGCAGCCGCCCGAGCTCCCGCCGCGCCGCAGCACGGCCAGCAGCGAGCCGTCGGTGTCGGTCGCCCGCAGGGTCTGCTCGACCTCGAGGCTGGCGAGTGAGGCCTGGTCGACGATGAGGTGTTGGGTGCGGGCGAAGGTTTTGGGCGGGCGCAGGTGGGCCAGGACGCCGTCGTCGTTGCGCTGGGTTTCGAGGAGGTAGGCGAGCAGCCCGCCCGCGGCGGCGAGGGCGGGGTCGTCGTCCTGAAGACCGAAGCCGCCGAGCGTGGCGACACGGTACTGCTTACGCAGCGCGTCCAC
Protein-coding regions in this window:
- the mutS gene encoding DNA mismatch repair protein MutS — encoded protein: MPASTDSKPQNPPKPNKPMAKKSDPTDTPAMRQFKQFKEQHPGCVLFFRMGDFYEMFFDDAELAHRVLGVTLTQRTAGVPMAGVPYHSVEGYLRRMVQAGYRVAICDQVEEASQAKGVVKRDVTRVVTPGTLTDESLLNDEQVNPCASVVFHGDDTASIAWAELSTGAFQLVTVAAAEVGDELARINPSELLYCETADGAAPPRIAELPLDCPRTGRPGWQFRMGEAVDALRKQYRVATLGGFGLQDDDPALAAAGGLLAYLLETQRNDDGVLAHLRPPKTFARTQHLIVDQASLASLEVEQTLRATDTDGSLLAVLRRGGSSGGCVTAMGKRRLRDWLCYPLADRAAIEDRQRVVQALVDDSRFADELAGALDGVHDVPRIIARLAVGRALPRDLVALGKSAGQAEALENVLAERPSVAPYHQRLAELLSVLVDLADRIQSACKDEGIPAHLRDGGLFRDGHDKQLDEYRTLQRDSNVWLANYQKDLIEETGVSSLKVGYNKVFGYYIELSAINSQKIKDDDQRFALWTRKQTLKNAERFITPQLKEFEGKVLSAEGRAIAREQHLFAELCGVCEKQIDTLHAFADTAADLDVLLCFGRRAARHRYVKPTLTDEPGLNVVGGRHPVLDELLGDRYVPNDVSLGVMSDELTVMSEESKDSSLVTRHSSLPQSGPSLALITGPNMAGKSTYIRMTALIALLAHTGSFVPAKSATVGLCDRIFTRVGAHDELHAGRSTFMVEMTETANICHHATDRSLVILDEIGRGTSTLDGLSLAWAIAEHLADVGCRCLFATHYHELTTLADPAVGGERAARIANLNVSVREWNDEIVFLHRIVAGATDRSYGIHVAKIAGLPDGVVDRAHQLLGELAVNHEGMAPKAAPSPSKPKAKPSPVVDMPLFAQAPEHPVVDELRKLDLNQLSPMQAFDLLREMHDQAKNDSP
- a CDS encoding class II aldolase/adducin family protein, which gives rise to MDEAELRQKVCHAAHQLWMRGLIAGADGLVALELHRRRYIVTPPGRRRINLHPEDLICVDMEGEDLQRDAKLTSEEWAPHRVVFQHTMNALPEDVAKGTNREVKATVLGTPPKLTALLALEPGTTSLRIHAHPPIPVLWPDDATALRTAITKHPLVAIQGLGLLASGPTLGQTLSSLEHAEQAAEIEATLRLLR
- a CDS encoding PrsW family glutamic-type intramembrane protease, whose amino-acid sequence is MPKPKHQPGIENEPHLSGQPFTPDPAEARAVQKLSRQGPDAAGVQAHHDVFDEPVMRVRPGELITRDWSCDQCGYNLRGTKVGEPCPECGHKLLLAPTTDTQGTGYSAWLVDRMALTSAAKSWGVVLGIMALGGPWAVLGAFIATFGGVLAIVVVGPAVEEVMKIGLIALIIEVRPYLFRSRGQIYAAAVGSGLMFAVIENLIYLNIYFPNPGADLIAWRWVVCTALHVGCSAVAAIGAVAVWQTVVGERRRPRRGPVELRWLVLAILIHGAYNAAVTVAEVGGYIF
- a CDS encoding molybdenum cofactor biosynthesis protein MoaE, with translation MNKTTPLILTGLETDPVAAIDLPTDAACGGECVFLGRTRGETHPDHGELLRLDYEAYAPMVEKLLDQLARGIAESHGCHAVRIVHATGPVAIGEASVVIQTLTGHRAEAFAACREAIDRLKAELPIWKREIWQNGQTFVEGSPVSAPPT
- a CDS encoding NuoI/complex I 23 kDa subunit family protein gives rise to the protein MPVTDADTINVDLPPLSAAESFYLPEVFKGLGTTMRHMLGSIRGPGKGTNKVLEYPEDRREDHPVEQGGMHIDNFRGVHRLNRDEDGRVRCVACFMCATACPANCIHIEGKESPWDDREKYPIKFDLDELRCIFCGMCEEACPVDAIELTYTYDVVGMSRNEMIFDKEKLLAVYDATVETKPM